In Thauera aromatica K172, one DNA window encodes the following:
- a CDS encoding thiol:disulfide interchange protein DsbA/DsbL yields MNRRDALKLAALALTLPSASVTWAKDAFTVLNPPQKSDDPSRIEVIEFFHYGCPHCRDFDPLVAVWKKKLPADVAFRPVPAIWNNAQLSGLARLYYAAEVSGALDALHGGIFGAVQDDKRPLFTEEQVREWVEGKVADPAKFIETYKSFGVGSMVQRADQLARAMKIQGVPTIVVDGKYVTSASLTGSHESTLKVTDELIARVRAERGAK; encoded by the coding sequence ATGAACCGCCGTGATGCCCTCAAACTGGCCGCGCTGGCCCTGACCCTGCCGTCCGCCTCGGTAACCTGGGCGAAGGATGCGTTTACGGTATTGAACCCGCCGCAAAAGAGCGACGATCCGTCGAGGATCGAGGTCATCGAGTTCTTCCATTACGGCTGCCCGCATTGCCGCGACTTCGACCCCCTGGTCGCCGTCTGGAAAAAGAAGCTGCCGGCTGACGTCGCTTTCCGCCCGGTTCCGGCGATCTGGAACAATGCCCAGCTGAGCGGGCTCGCCCGCCTGTATTACGCCGCCGAAGTGTCGGGGGCGCTCGACGCCTTGCATGGCGGCATCTTCGGTGCGGTGCAGGACGACAAGCGCCCGCTGTTTACCGAGGAGCAGGTGCGCGAATGGGTCGAGGGCAAGGTCGCCGATCCGGCGAAGTTCATCGAAACCTACAAATCCTTCGGTGTCGGCTCGATGGTGCAGCGCGCCGACCAGCTCGCGCGGGCGATGAAGATCCAGGGTGTGCCGACGATCGTTGTCGACGGCAAGTACGTCACCTCCGCATCGCTGACCGGCAGCCACGAAAGCACCCTCAAAGTCACCGACGAGCTGATCGCCCGGGTGCGCGCCGAGCGCGGCGCAAAATAA
- a CDS encoding SPOR domain-containing protein: MSRERKPVRRPARKPSGSAGSTLIGIFIGLVFGALIAAGAAWYFTRSNPFQPAPAVPRVQAPVQGPADLPGKPGDQPVVKQDFEFYRILPQGENVPQPTPGAQPPAKAGAPVAPVVEAVPQPVERLYLQVGAFENPSEADNLKARLALSGIQATAQRTQLADGRVVHRVRVGPFARPEDMNPMRARLAEAGFTASVSRGTP, encoded by the coding sequence GTGAGTCGAGAGCGCAAACCGGTCCGCAGGCCCGCCCGCAAGCCGTCGGGCAGTGCGGGCAGCACCCTGATCGGGATCTTCATCGGGCTGGTGTTCGGCGCCCTGATCGCGGCCGGCGCCGCGTGGTACTTCACCCGCTCCAACCCCTTCCAGCCCGCGCCGGCGGTGCCGCGTGTGCAGGCTCCGGTCCAGGGGCCGGCGGATCTGCCGGGCAAGCCGGGCGATCAGCCGGTGGTGAAGCAGGACTTCGAGTTCTACCGCATCCTGCCCCAGGGCGAGAACGTGCCGCAGCCGACTCCGGGCGCCCAGCCTCCGGCCAAGGCCGGGGCTCCGGTCGCGCCGGTGGTGGAGGCGGTGCCGCAGCCGGTCGAGCGCCTGTACCTGCAGGTCGGCGCCTTCGAGAACCCGAGCGAGGCCGACAACCTCAAGGCGCGTCTGGCGCTGTCGGGCATCCAGGCCACTGCCCAGCGCACGCAGCTGGCCGATGGCCGGGTCGTGCACCGGGTGCGGGTCGGCCCGTTCGCCCGTCCCGAGGACATGAACCCGATGCGCGCGCGCCTGGCCGAGGCCGGGTTCACCGCTTCGGTCAGCCGCGGCACGCCCTGA
- the argS gene encoding arginine--tRNA ligase: protein MSADPKVHLADLLRTALRSVAPDHADISILLERPKQAGHGDFAANLALQLAKPLKRSPRELAALLLAELPASKLVAKVDVAGAGFINFTLAADAKTAVIREVLAKGADFGRGASKNVKVQVEFVSANPTGPLHVGHGRGAAYGASLADVLAFAGHEVTREYYVNDAGRQMDILALSTWLRYLAFFGVEIPFPPNAYQGDYVIDMGRGMRDAHQDRFARVTREQVLAGTPGLPAAERRDEEAKAQREEHLDALIANAKRLLGEDYPFVHGFALNEQLGDGRDDLQEFGVRFDKWFSEQSLFDTGLVERAVTQLEKAGHLYLQDGAKWFRSTAFGDEKDRVVQRENGLYTYFASDIAYHLNKYERGFDRIIDIWGADHHGYIPRVKGAIAALGLAPEKLEVALVQFAVLYRNGQKTSMSTRSGEFVTLRELRREVGNDACRFFYVLRKSDQHLDFDLDLAKSQSNENPVYYVQYAHARVCSVLAQWGGEVAGLAAADLGLLQHERELALCARLASFPELVQNAAADYAPHQIAFYLKDLAADFHGWYNAERMLVEDEALKCARLALAAAVRRVLATGLMLLGVSAPEAM, encoded by the coding sequence ATGAGCGCCGATCCGAAAGTCCATCTCGCCGACCTGTTGCGTACCGCGCTCAGAAGCGTCGCCCCCGACCACGCCGATATCAGCATCCTGCTGGAGCGCCCGAAACAGGCGGGCCATGGCGATTTCGCCGCCAACCTCGCGCTGCAACTGGCCAAGCCGCTCAAGCGCAGCCCGCGCGAACTCGCCGCGCTGCTGCTGGCGGAGCTGCCGGCCTCGAAGCTGGTGGCGAAGGTGGACGTGGCCGGTGCCGGCTTCATCAACTTCACTCTCGCGGCCGACGCCAAGACGGCGGTGATCCGGGAGGTGCTGGCCAAGGGCGCTGATTTCGGCCGCGGCGCGAGCAAGAACGTGAAGGTGCAGGTCGAGTTCGTCTCCGCCAACCCGACCGGCCCGCTGCACGTCGGCCACGGCCGCGGCGCGGCCTACGGCGCGTCGCTCGCCGATGTGCTCGCCTTCGCCGGCCATGAGGTCACGCGCGAGTACTACGTGAACGATGCCGGCCGCCAGATGGACATCCTGGCGTTGTCGACCTGGCTGCGCTACCTCGCCTTTTTCGGCGTCGAGATTCCCTTCCCGCCCAACGCCTACCAGGGTGACTACGTCATCGACATGGGGCGCGGAATGCGCGACGCGCACCAGGACCGCTTCGCCCGGGTCACGCGCGAACAGGTGCTCGCCGGCACGCCGGGCTTGCCGGCGGCCGAGCGCAGGGACGAAGAGGCCAAGGCACAGCGCGAGGAGCATCTCGACGCCCTGATCGCCAACGCCAAGCGCCTGCTCGGCGAGGACTATCCCTTCGTGCACGGCTTCGCCCTCAACGAGCAGCTCGGCGACGGTCGCGACGACCTGCAGGAATTCGGCGTGCGCTTCGACAAGTGGTTCTCGGAGCAGAGCCTGTTCGACACCGGGCTGGTCGAGCGCGCCGTGACCCAGCTCGAGAAGGCCGGCCACCTCTACCTGCAGGACGGGGCGAAGTGGTTCCGGTCGACGGCCTTCGGCGACGAGAAGGACCGCGTCGTGCAGCGCGAGAACGGCCTCTACACCTACTTCGCCTCCGACATCGCCTACCACCTCAACAAGTACGAGCGCGGCTTCGACCGCATCATCGACATCTGGGGCGCCGACCACCACGGCTATATCCCGCGGGTGAAGGGGGCGATCGCCGCGCTCGGCCTGGCGCCGGAAAAACTCGAAGTGGCGCTGGTGCAGTTCGCCGTGCTCTACCGCAACGGGCAGAAGACTTCGATGTCGACGCGCTCGGGCGAGTTCGTTACCCTGCGCGAGCTGCGCCGCGAAGTCGGCAACGACGCCTGCCGTTTCTTCTACGTCCTGCGCAAGTCCGACCAGCATCTTGATTTCGACCTCGATCTGGCCAAGAGCCAGAGCAACGAGAACCCGGTGTACTACGTGCAGTACGCCCATGCCCGGGTGTGCTCGGTGCTTGCCCAGTGGGGCGGTGAAGTGGCCGGACTCGCCGCCGCCGACCTCGGCCTGCTGCAGCACGAGCGCGAGCTGGCGCTGTGCGCCCGCCTGGCGAGCTTCCCCGAACTGGTGCAGAACGCCGCCGCCGACTACGCGCCGCACCAGATCGCCTTCTACCTGAAAGATCTCGCTGCCGACTTCCATGGCTGGTACAACGCCGAACGCATGCTGGTCGAGGACGAGGCGCTCAAGTGCGCCCGCCTCGCCCTTGCCGCCGCGGTGCGCCGGGTGCTGGCGACGGGCTTGATGCTGCTCGGCGTGTCGGCGCCGGAGGCGATGTGA
- the ubiB gene encoding ubiquinone biosynthesis regulatory protein kinase UbiB: MRLFRLAKIVSVSLRFGLDRMVLDADASGRLARIWHLVYFWRGFSEPRAVRLRRALESLGPIFVKFGQMLSTRRDLLPTDLADELALLQDRVPPFPTEQALAVLEGFYGKPIDTVFDDFERTPVASASVAQVHFARLPDGTEVAVKVLRPGIERVIEHDLALLDAAALLLEKIWPEGRRLKPREVVAEFSKYLHDELDLMREAANCSQLRRNFKDSSLLIVPEVYWDWCGRKVMVMERMHGVPISQTPALLAQGTDLTALSRAGVEIFFTQVFRDGFFHADMHPGNIFVHQDGRYIALDFGIMGTLNEVDKSYLAQNFLAFFQRDYRRVALAHIEAGWVPAKTRVDEFEAAIRTVCEPIFDKPLKDISFGKTLLRLFQTARRFEMEVQPQLVLLQKTLLNIEGLGRQLDPELDLWKTAKPFLERWMDEQIGWRALVHGVKEEAPAWAGTLPQLPRLVHQALSDAPRQQAAQQQRLDQLAAGQRQQGWLLALVGAAAAAVLALELYRLFG; the protein is encoded by the coding sequence GTGCGCCTCTTCCGCCTCGCCAAGATCGTTTCCGTCAGTCTGCGTTTCGGCCTCGACCGCATGGTGCTCGATGCCGACGCCAGCGGCCGGCTGGCGCGCATCTGGCACCTGGTCTATTTCTGGCGCGGCTTTTCCGAGCCGCGCGCGGTGCGCCTGCGCCGCGCGCTGGAGTCGCTCGGGCCGATCTTCGTCAAGTTCGGCCAGATGCTGTCGACCCGGCGCGACCTGCTGCCGACCGACCTCGCCGACGAACTGGCGCTGCTCCAGGACCGGGTGCCGCCTTTCCCCACCGAACAGGCGCTCGCCGTACTCGAAGGCTTCTACGGCAAGCCGATCGACACCGTCTTCGACGACTTCGAGCGCACGCCGGTGGCTTCGGCCTCGGTCGCCCAGGTGCACTTTGCCCGCCTGCCCGACGGCACCGAAGTCGCGGTGAAAGTGCTGCGCCCGGGCATCGAGCGCGTCATCGAGCACGACCTCGCCCTGCTCGACGCCGCCGCCCTGCTGCTGGAGAAGATCTGGCCCGAAGGGCGGCGGTTGAAGCCGCGCGAAGTGGTCGCCGAATTCAGCAAGTACCTGCACGACGAACTCGACCTGATGCGCGAGGCCGCCAACTGCTCGCAGCTGCGGCGCAACTTCAAGGACTCGTCGCTGCTGATCGTGCCCGAAGTGTATTGGGACTGGTGCGGGCGCAAGGTCATGGTGATGGAGCGCATGCACGGCGTACCGATCTCGCAGACCCCGGCCCTGCTCGCCCAGGGCACCGACCTCACCGCGCTGTCGCGCGCCGGGGTCGAGATCTTCTTCACCCAGGTGTTCCGCGACGGCTTCTTCCACGCCGACATGCATCCGGGCAATATTTTCGTGCATCAGGACGGGCGTTACATCGCACTCGACTTCGGCATCATGGGCACGCTCAACGAGGTGGACAAAAGCTACCTCGCGCAGAACTTCCTCGCCTTCTTCCAGCGCGACTACCGCCGCGTCGCGCTCGCCCACATCGAGGCCGGCTGGGTGCCGGCGAAGACCCGCGTCGACGAGTTCGAGGCCGCGATCCGCACCGTGTGCGAGCCGATCTTCGACAAGCCGCTGAAGGACATCTCCTTCGGCAAGACCCTGCTGCGCCTGTTCCAGACCGCGCGCCGCTTCGAGATGGAAGTGCAGCCGCAGCTCGTGCTGCTGCAGAAGACCCTGCTCAACATCGAGGGCCTGGGCCGCCAGCTCGACCCCGAGCTCGACCTGTGGAAGACGGCGAAGCCCTTCCTCGAGCGCTGGATGGACGAGCAGATCGGCTGGCGCGCACTGGTGCACGGCGTCAAGGAGGAAGCCCCGGCCTGGGCCGGCACCCTGCCGCAGTTGCCGCGCCTGGTGCATCAGGCCCTGAGCGACGCCCCCCGGCAGCAGGCCGCCCAGCAGCAACGCCTCGACCAGCTCGCCGCCGGCCAGCGTCAGCAGGGCTGGCTGCTCGCCCTCGTCGGCGCCGCCGCCGCCGCCGTGCTCGCCCTCGAACTCTATCGCCTGTTCGGCTGA
- the rocD gene encoding ornithine--oxo-acid transaminase has translation MTTARNDPAELRSPHSAVAILGAASALGAPHAGPASGPEALRHATVAQRLDALGIAAEWLEPLHPQPPSSPATDMNARIEACAEFARRLADRLAALPTGRFPLVLGGDHAIATGTWRGLGRRGGRAPGLIWIDAHLDSHTEHSTHSGNIHGMPLAALLGTGHPALTAIPGPALDPARTCIIGARAWEPEEQALLAGLGVRVFEMSEIERRGLTAVFAEAMAIARADPEAGFGLSLDLDALDPQAFPAVTCPEAGGLDPRALAEVLMRLRTCPDLVGLEIVEYRPDLDPGRHGAQWVAEFAAAALGPDGASLQARESRYGAANYAPLPAVFQRGEGVWLWDVDGRRYLDMMSAYSAVSFGHSHPRLVGALVTQAQRLALTSRAFFSDRLPVFLERLCTTFGFERALPVNTGLEAVETALKAARKWGHEVKGIAPERARIIACEGNFHGRSIAIVGLSSNARYRAGFGPFPPGLERVPFGDADALEAAITPETAAFLVEPIQGEGGIIVPPPGYLSRCAEICRRHHVLLIADEVQTGLGRTGRLLACEHEGVRPDGLILGKALGGGLLPVSAFLADRAVMDVFRPGDHGSTFGGNPLAAAVGTEVLALLAETRPWERAERLGAKLVAQLRQAKLPGVREIRGRGLLVGVALDPAFAEAGEVAERLLSAGIATRDTNGNVVRLAPPLVIDEDVLDAAAQTIITVLRTYPGPRASTPHPHPAFIQ, from the coding sequence ATGACGACAGCCCGGAACGACCCCGCCGAACTACGCTCCCCGCATTCAGCCGTAGCGATCCTCGGCGCCGCCTCGGCGCTCGGCGCGCCACATGCCGGCCCTGCGAGCGGGCCGGAAGCGCTGCGCCACGCCACCGTGGCCCAGCGCCTCGATGCGCTCGGGATCGCCGCCGAATGGCTCGAGCCCCTGCATCCACAGCCGCCGTCCTCGCCAGCGACCGACATGAACGCCCGGATCGAGGCCTGCGCCGAGTTCGCGCGCCGCCTCGCCGACCGCCTCGCCGCCTTGCCCACCGGCCGTTTCCCGCTCGTGCTCGGCGGCGACCATGCGATCGCCACCGGCACCTGGCGCGGACTCGGGCGGCGCGGCGGGCGCGCCCCCGGACTGATCTGGATCGACGCCCACCTCGACAGCCACACCGAACACAGCACCCATTCGGGCAACATCCACGGCATGCCGCTGGCCGCCCTGCTCGGCACCGGCCACCCCGCCCTCACCGCGATCCCCGGACCGGCGCTCGACCCGGCGCGCACCTGCATCATCGGCGCGCGCGCCTGGGAGCCGGAAGAGCAGGCCCTGCTCGCGGGCCTGGGCGTGCGCGTGTTCGAGATGAGCGAGATCGAGCGCCGCGGCCTCACCGCGGTGTTCGCCGAAGCGATGGCGATCGCGCGCGCCGACCCCGAAGCCGGCTTCGGACTCAGCCTCGATCTCGACGCGCTCGATCCGCAGGCCTTCCCCGCGGTGACCTGCCCGGAGGCCGGCGGCCTCGACCCGCGCGCCCTCGCCGAAGTGTTGATGCGCCTGCGCACCTGCCCCGACCTGGTCGGGCTGGAAATCGTCGAATACCGCCCCGACCTCGATCCCGGGCGACACGGCGCGCAGTGGGTCGCGGAATTCGCCGCGGCCGCCCTCGGCCCCGACGGCGCCAGCCTGCAGGCGAGGGAAAGCCGCTACGGCGCGGCCAACTACGCCCCGCTGCCGGCAGTGTTCCAGCGCGGTGAGGGCGTCTGGCTGTGGGACGTCGACGGTCGGCGCTACCTCGACATGATGAGCGCCTATTCGGCGGTGAGCTTCGGCCACAGCCACCCGCGCCTGGTGGGCGCGCTCGTCACCCAGGCGCAGCGCCTGGCGCTGACCTCGCGCGCTTTTTTCAGCGACCGACTGCCGGTCTTTCTCGAGCGCCTGTGCACCACCTTCGGCTTCGAGCGCGCGCTACCGGTCAATACCGGACTGGAAGCGGTCGAGACCGCGCTCAAGGCGGCGCGCAAATGGGGCCACGAAGTCAAGGGCATCGCTCCCGAGCGCGCGCGGATCATCGCCTGCGAGGGCAACTTCCACGGGCGCTCGATCGCGATCGTCGGCCTCTCTTCCAACGCCCGCTACCGTGCCGGCTTCGGCCCCTTCCCTCCCGGGCTCGAGCGCGTGCCCTTCGGCGATGCCGACGCCCTCGAAGCCGCGATCACGCCCGAAACCGCGGCATTCCTGGTCGAGCCGATCCAGGGCGAAGGCGGCATCATCGTCCCGCCTCCGGGCTACCTGTCGCGCTGCGCGGAGATCTGCCGCCGCCATCATGTGCTGCTGATCGCCGACGAAGTGCAGACCGGGCTCGGCCGCACCGGCCGCCTGCTCGCCTGCGAGCATGAAGGCGTGCGCCCGGACGGCCTGATCCTGGGCAAGGCGCTCGGCGGCGGCCTGCTGCCGGTTTCCGCCTTCCTCGCCGATCGCGCGGTGATGGACGTGTTCCGCCCCGGCGACCACGGCTCCACCTTCGGCGGCAACCCGCTGGCCGCCGCGGTCGGCACCGAAGTCCTGGCCCTGCTCGCCGAGACCCGCCCCTGGGAGCGTGCCGAGCGCCTCGGGGCGAAGCTGGTCGCACAACTGCGCCAGGCGAAGCTTCCCGGGGTACGCGAGATCCGTGGCCGCGGCCTGCTTGTCGGCGTCGCCCTCGATCCGGCATTTGCCGAGGCCGGCGAAGTCGCTGAACGCCTGCTCAGCGCCGGCATCGCCACCCGCGACACCAATGGCAACGTGGTCCGCCTCGCCCCGCCCCTGGTGATCGATGAGGACGTACTCGACGCCGCCGCACAGACCATCATCACCGTCCTGCGCACCTACCCCGGCCCGCGTGCCAGCACACCGCACCCGCACCCCGCCTTCATCCAGTAA
- a CDS encoding sodium:solute symporter family protein, producing the protein MLLWLVVAYLIVSIGIGLYAATRVHNARDYITAGRNLPMAMVLAMVFATWFGAETVLGISATFLEEGFRGLISDPLGASVCLVLFGLVFARPLYRLNLLTLGDFFRMRYNRSTELVLSICIVLSYLGWVAAQVTALGLVFNVLSADVVSMNEGMLIGAGVVLIYTLFGGMWSVAMTTFVQMIIIVLGLLYVTFLAGDMAGGFKTVISKAAAEGKFDFLPTLDLVDMIAWIAAFATMALGSIPQQDVFQRVNSSKNETVAVWGTALGGVSYFFFAAVPLFLAYTASIIDPAMVERLMAQDSQLILPTLILQYMPFTAQVIFFGALLSVIMSTASGTLLAPAVTFSENVLRGFLPGMSDRQFLWSTRLTVVLFTALVTLYATATESSIHEMVENAYRVTLAGAFVPLVAGLFWQRANNLGAALAIVLGLATWLLLENFVAEGDVEPQLYGLAASALGMLIGGYLGARPHHRPHIGGHHAAAGTYHQPR; encoded by the coding sequence ATGCTGCTCTGGCTTGTCGTCGCCTATCTGATCGTCTCCATCGGCATCGGCCTGTATGCCGCCACCCGGGTGCATAACGCCCGCGACTACATCACCGCCGGCCGCAACCTGCCGATGGCGATGGTGCTGGCGATGGTGTTCGCGACCTGGTTCGGCGCCGAAACGGTGCTCGGCATCTCCGCCACCTTCCTCGAGGAGGGCTTTCGCGGTCTGATCTCCGATCCGCTCGGCGCCTCGGTGTGCCTGGTGCTGTTCGGCCTCGTCTTTGCCCGCCCGCTGTACCGCCTGAACCTGCTCACCCTGGGCGACTTCTTCCGCATGCGCTACAACCGCAGCACCGAGCTGGTGCTGTCGATCTGCATCGTGCTGTCCTACCTGGGGTGGGTCGCGGCGCAGGTCACCGCGCTCGGCCTGGTGTTCAACGTGCTGTCGGCCGACGTCGTGTCGATGAACGAAGGCATGCTGATCGGCGCCGGGGTGGTGCTGATCTACACCCTGTTCGGCGGCATGTGGTCGGTGGCGATGACCACCTTCGTCCAGATGATCATCATCGTGCTCGGCCTGCTCTACGTCACCTTCCTCGCCGGCGACATGGCCGGCGGCTTCAAGACGGTGATTTCCAAGGCCGCTGCCGAAGGCAAGTTCGACTTCCTGCCCACGCTCGACCTCGTCGACATGATCGCCTGGATCGCCGCCTTCGCCACCATGGCGCTCGGCTCGATTCCGCAGCAGGACGTGTTCCAGCGCGTCAATTCATCGAAGAACGAGACCGTCGCGGTGTGGGGCACGGCGCTGGGCGGTGTGAGCTACTTCTTTTTCGCCGCAGTGCCGCTGTTCCTCGCCTACACCGCCAGCATCATCGATCCCGCCATGGTCGAGCGCCTGATGGCGCAGGACTCGCAGCTGATCCTGCCGACGCTGATCCTGCAGTACATGCCGTTCACCGCCCAGGTGATCTTCTTCGGTGCGCTGCTGTCGGTGATCATGAGCACCGCCTCGGGGACCTTGCTCGCCCCCGCGGTGACCTTCTCCGAGAACGTGCTGCGCGGCTTCCTGCCGGGCATGAGCGACCGCCAGTTCCTGTGGAGTACACGCCTCACCGTCGTGCTCTTCACCGCGCTGGTGACCTTGTACGCCACCGCCACCGAATCGAGCATCCACGAGATGGTCGAGAACGCCTACCGCGTGACCCTGGCCGGCGCCTTCGTGCCACTCGTCGCCGGCCTGTTCTGGCAGCGCGCAAACAACCTGGGGGCGGCGCTGGCGATCGTGCTCGGCCTGGCGACCTGGCTGCTGCTGGAGAATTTCGTCGCCGAAGGCGATGTCGAGCCCCAGCTCTACGGCCTCGCCGCCAGCGCCCTCGGGATGCTGATCGGCGGCTACCTCGGCGCCCGCCCCCACCATCGCCCGCACATCGGCGGCCACCACGCCGCGGCCGGCACCTATCACCAGCCGCGCTGA
- the ubiU gene encoding ubiquinone anaerobic biosynthesis protein UbiU — MTVRPPIELVCPAGSLPALKAAIDHGADCVYLGFKDATNARNFTGLNFDPAQMREGIAYAHARGRKVLLALNTYPQAGNWSSWTAAIDRAAEFGLDALILADPGLMAYAAKTHPDLRLHLSVQGSATSYEAINFYHERFGIQRAVLPRVLSMAQVENVIAHSPVEIEVFGFGGLCVMVEGRCALSAYATGESPNCNGACSPGKHVRWEDTPQGMETRLNGILIDRFAEGERAGYPTLCKGRFEVNDETYYALEEPTSLNTLELLPELARIGIRAIKIEGRQRSPAYVTQVTKVWRAALDKLRAAPESFTVLPAWMAELNKVSEGQAHTLGAYYRPWK; from the coding sequence ATGACCGTCCGTCCCCCGATCGAGCTCGTCTGCCCCGCCGGCAGCCTGCCGGCCCTCAAGGCCGCCATCGACCACGGCGCCGATTGCGTCTATCTCGGCTTCAAGGACGCCACCAACGCGCGCAACTTCACCGGTTTGAACTTCGATCCGGCGCAGATGCGCGAAGGCATCGCCTACGCCCACGCCCGCGGCCGCAAAGTGCTGCTCGCGCTCAATACCTACCCGCAGGCCGGCAACTGGTCGAGCTGGACCGCCGCCATCGACCGTGCCGCAGAATTCGGCCTCGACGCCCTGATCCTCGCCGATCCCGGGCTGATGGCCTACGCTGCCAAGACCCACCCGGATCTGCGCCTGCACCTGTCGGTGCAGGGCTCGGCCACCAGCTACGAGGCGATCAACTTCTACCACGAGCGCTTCGGCATCCAGCGCGCAGTGCTGCCGCGGGTGCTGTCGATGGCCCAGGTCGAGAACGTCATCGCCCACTCGCCGGTGGAAATCGAAGTGTTCGGCTTCGGCGGCCTGTGCGTGATGGTCGAAGGCCGCTGCGCGCTGTCGGCCTACGCCACCGGAGAATCGCCCAACTGCAACGGCGCCTGCTCGCCGGGCAAGCACGTGCGCTGGGAAGACACCCCGCAGGGCATGGAAACGCGCCTCAACGGCATCCTCATCGACCGCTTCGCCGAAGGTGAACGTGCCGGCTACCCGACGCTGTGCAAGGGCCGCTTCGAAGTCAACGACGAGACCTACTACGCGCTCGAGGAGCCGACCAGCCTCAACACCCTCGAGCTGCTCCCCGAACTCGCCCGCATCGGCATCCGCGCGATCAAGATCGAAGGCCGCCAGCGCAGCCCGGCCTACGTCACCCAGGTCACCAAGGTCTGGCGCGCCGCGCTCGACAAGCTGCGCGCGGCGCCCGAATCGTTCACCGTGCTGCCGGCGTGGATGGCCGAACTGAACAAGGTCTCGGAAGGCCAGGCCCACACCCTGGGCGCCTATTACCGCCCCTGGAAGTGA
- a CDS encoding U32 family peptidase: protein MKLALGPLLYYWPRQSVLDFYAGLADSPVDSVYLGETVCSRRHELRLDDWFEVGHMLAAAGKEVVISTQSLIESESDLKALRRIVRQTDFRVEANDMGSVRLLAEAGVANWIAGPTLNVFNPHTLQLLADTGATRWAVAPELSATTLAELRAGLAAPIETEIFAYGRLPLAHSARCFTARHFNLQKDTCEFRCLSILDGITLRTREGEPFLTLNGVQTQSARVHNLLGDLAAVREHGEVLRISPQGADTAQVVALFRAALDGATTPAEALAASRAWMVAEPCNGFWHGRAGVEQYVAA, encoded by the coding sequence ATGAAACTCGCCCTCGGCCCCCTGCTCTACTACTGGCCGCGCCAGAGCGTGCTCGATTTCTACGCCGGCCTCGCCGACAGCCCGGTCGACAGCGTCTATCTGGGCGAAACCGTATGCTCGCGCCGCCATGAGCTGCGCCTCGACGACTGGTTCGAAGTCGGCCACATGCTCGCCGCCGCAGGCAAGGAAGTGGTGATCAGCACCCAGAGCCTGATCGAATCCGAATCCGACCTCAAGGCGCTGCGCCGCATCGTGCGCCAGACCGATTTCCGCGTCGAAGCCAACGACATGGGCTCGGTACGCCTGCTCGCCGAAGCCGGGGTGGCAAACTGGATCGCCGGCCCGACCCTGAACGTCTTCAACCCGCACACCCTGCAGCTCCTGGCCGACACCGGCGCCACCCGCTGGGCGGTGGCCCCCGAGCTCTCCGCCACCACCCTCGCCGAGCTGCGCGCCGGCCTCGCCGCGCCGATCGAGACCGAAATCTTCGCCTACGGCCGCCTGCCGCTGGCGCACTCGGCGCGCTGCTTCACCGCCCGCCATTTCAACCTGCAGAAGGACACCTGCGAGTTCCGCTGCCTGTCGATCCTGGACGGTATCACCCTGCGCACCCGCGAAGGCGAGCCTTTCCTGACCCTGAACGGCGTCCAGACACAGTCGGCGCGGGTGCACAACCTGCTCGGCGACCTGGCCGCGGTACGCGAGCACGGCGAAGTGCTGCGCATCAGCCCGCAGGGTGCCGACACCGCCCAGGTGGTCGCGCTCTTTCGCGCCGCGCTCGACGGCGCCACGACCCCAGCCGAGGCCCTCGCCGCCAGCCGCGCGTGGATGGTCGCCGAGCCCTGCAATGGTTTCTGGCACGGCCGCGCCGGCGTCGAGCAGTACGTGGCGGCGTAA
- the ubiT gene encoding ubiquinone anaerobic biosynthesis accessory factor UbiT, producing the protein MPALPALPHPSMLSALLPGSLRRRIGARLNDFRVPSFTVPAPIARIVARLPQQPPTHALTLALNLALGRILPRDTLEPLTGRHLQLRVLDAGLRLDFTLTADGFRRAAASAKPDLILSATTRDFLALALREEDPDTLFFSRRLRMEGDTELGLLVKNTLDAVDWDALKAKLIGRRTG; encoded by the coding sequence ATGCCCGCGCTCCCCGCCCTGCCCCACCCGTCGATGCTGTCCGCACTGCTCCCCGGCAGCCTGCGCCGGCGCATCGGCGCGCGCCTCAACGACTTCCGCGTGCCGAGCTTCACCGTGCCGGCGCCGATCGCCCGGATCGTCGCCCGCCTGCCGCAGCAACCGCCCACCCACGCCCTAACCCTGGCGCTGAACCTCGCCCTCGGCCGCATCCTGCCGCGCGACACGCTCGAGCCGCTGACCGGCCGCCATCTGCAGCTGCGCGTGCTCGATGCCGGCCTGCGGCTCGATTTCACCCTCACCGCCGACGGCTTCCGCCGTGCCGCCGCGAGCGCCAAACCCGACCTGATCCTCTCCGCCACGACCCGCGACTTCCTCGCCCTGGCGTTGCGCGAAGAAGACCCCGACACCCTGTTCTTCAGCCGCCGCCTGCGCATGGAGGGCGACACCGAGCTCGGTCTGCTGGTCAAGAACACACTCGACGCGGTGGACTGGGACGCGCTGAAGGCAAAGCTGATCGGCCGCCGCACCGGCTGA